In Leguminivora glycinivorella isolate SPB_JAAS2020 chromosome 20, LegGlyc_1.1, whole genome shotgun sequence, the following proteins share a genomic window:
- the LOC125237175 gene encoding uncharacterized protein LOC125237175 isoform X1, which produces MNAKVYKWCAVPQCTNSSLKTPDKVFVYVPNEKTMRFKWLTLARRDPKAINVDSSIYFCEDHFDLPNDMDNYMEYHIMGSVAKIRMKPGCIPTRFDCQPDRRKRASAETIHRPYITKKQRQDIIQESIKDLEEKSIINKPLELEETSVGCSAVRGDEVIENITQEKDKTANKSIQVYMTHKFRSKAVQSGVKIVNQMTSPLKQDRQSVSTSPFKITRCTSKIKPTTSNIHISSRKIFVDEAQSDSDISYTPSIMDEGTSQTISVQTNSTSDCSELLQDDKQKEAALMLQCTLLKINRNPRCYIGVPKDCHYLLGLIEEYTNIPPVHFLMCLKKIRLNNSFRELADDFSMTPSYASKIFLKNVPLLASVMRAFIVKLDKYNIKNNLPMAFRHKYYHVSCIIDCLEIEIQKPSKAVNQSLSWSEYKKANTIKYLISCTPNGLVNFISPGYGGRVTDTCLVESCDFIKCLQPSMCVMADRGFKHVESYLLKQGVKLVRPPSVVKGSKLSKTEVRETKQIASLRIHIERVIRRLREFSLLKPHACVNHNLVRVLDDSITIACGLINLQDSLIK; this is translated from the exons atgaatgcaAAAGTTTACAAGTGGTGTGCGGTCCCTCAATGCACAAATTCGTCACTAAAAACCCCTGACAAAGTGTTTGTGTATGTTCCAAACGAGAAAACGATGCGATTTAAGTGGCTTACTCTTGCGCGGCGGGATCCGAAAGCCATTAATGTTGATtcttccatttatttttgtgaagatCACTTTGAC TTGCCAAATGACATGGATAATTATATGGAGTATCACATCATGGGTTCTGTGGCAAAAATTAGGATGAAGCCAGGGTGTATACCCACCAGGTTTGACTGCCAACCAGATAGAAGAAAACGAGCCTCAGCTGAAACCATCCACCGACCATATATTACAAAAAAACAAAGACAAGATATTATTCAAGAATCTATAAAAGATCTGGAAGAGAAAAGTATTATAAACAAACCCTTAGAGCTAGAAGAGACATCAGTTGGATGTTCAG ctgTGCGTGGAGATGAAGTTATAGAAAATATTACACAGGAAAAAGATAAGACAGCAAATAAATCAATCCAAGTTTACATGACACACAAATTCAGAAGCAAAGCCGTTCAATCTGGAGTTAAAATTGTAAACCAGATGACATCACCATTGAAACAGGATCGCCAATCTGTCTCTACATCGCCATTTAAGATAACTAGATGCACTTCCAAAATCAAACCAACCACATCAAACATACACATAAGTTCAAGAAAAATATTTGTAGATGAAGCCCAGTCTGATAGTGATATTTCGTATACACCATCGATAATGGATGAAGGTACATCACAAACTATATCTGTTCAAACAAATTCAACTTCAGATTGCAGTGAGTTGCTACAAGATGATAAACAGAAAGAGGCAGCTCTAATGCTGCAGTGTACACTACTTAAAATCAACAGAAATCCTCGCTGTTATATAGGTGTTCCTAAAGACTGTCATTATTTATTAGGTCTAATCGAAGAATACACAAATATTCCTCCAGTTCATTTTCTCATGTGTTTAAAAAAGATTAGATTAAATAACTCATTCAGAGAGCTCGCTGATGATTTTTCCATGACACCAAGTTATGCTAGTAAGATATTTCTTAAAAATGTTCCTTTGTTGGCTAGTGTCATGCGTgcttttattgtaaaattagataaatataatataaaaaataatttaccaaTGGCGTTCAGACATAAATATTATCATGTAAGTTGCATCATTGACTGCTTAGAAATAGAAATACAGAAGCCCTCGAAAGCTGTAAATCAATCTCTCTCCTGGTCTGAATACAAAAAGGCTAATACTATCAAGTATCTTATCTCCTGCACTCCAAATGGTCTAGTAAATTTTATATCACCTGGGTATGGAGGAAGAGTAACAGACACATGTTTGGTAGAATCATGTGATTTTATTAAATGTTTGCAACCAAGCATGTGTGTGATGGCTGATAGAGGTTTTAAGCATGTAGAATCATATTTACTCAAACAAGGAGTAAAATTAGTGCGACCTCCAAGTGTTGTAAAAGGTTCTAAGCTTTCAAAGACCGAGGTGAGGGAAACTAAACAAATTGCTAGCCTAAGAATACACATAGAGAGAGTGATTCGCCGCTTGAGAGAATTTAGTTTACTGAAACCACACGCATGTGTGAATCACAATTTAGTTAGAGTACTTGATGATAGTATAACCATTGCATGTGGTTTAATAAATTTACAGGATTCTTTAATTAAATAG
- the LOC125237177 gene encoding uncharacterized protein LOC125237177, whose amino-acid sequence MEQGFTKANSSNLPRVDVLMLGQFLASNKDFCSAESRNVKTAVSSRPSYGDDAVSYVQLKRDGNLCVVKTKICPEQKVHGSLYRVTLIVDEVNETVVSVQCHDCIGSQGGCKHAIAFLMWVHRRSEEPSITSVECYWMKSKLSRVGTTIKYITAKDLSNGKPSLPTNTVVFEKFIEEGRKRPLHNCELIKFQEDYVPNTVNTFSMHKLVFKYKERSCDTFLEKLLFNDIDVKLVEEKTRQQHQSGLWHELRYGRVTASRAYEFSRCKTTDGTLIALIMGGRIPDTNAMKRGRLLEDEVRETVSTSLGKTINKCGLFISKKYPMIAGSPDGVCDDSIIEIKCPVSTKTYKNYVINGKPTKKFYAQMQIQMYLSHHHKGYFCVADCNYSVNKNVNIISVKYDEKYVSELILALVSSWKYTVYPLLYQCVI is encoded by the exons ATGGAACAAGGATTTACTAAGGCAAACAGTTCCAATTTGCCCCGAGTGGATGTGTTAATGCTGGGACAGTTCCTGGCATCAAACAAAGACTTCTGTTCAGCAGAATCCAGAAATGTAAAAACTGCAGT ATCCTCCAGGCCATCGTATGGTGATGATGCCGTAAGCTACGTTCAGTTAAAACGCGATGGCAATCTATGTGTGGTGAAGACAAAAATCTGCCCGGAACAGAAAGTGCACGGAAGCTTATATAGAGTAACATTAATAGTTGACGAAGTCAACGAAACAGTTGTATCGGTGCAATGCCATGACTGTATTGGATCACAAGGAGGCTGCAAACATGCTATAGCTTTTCTTATGTGGGTCCATCGCAGGAGTGAAGAACCATCCATTACATCAGTTGAATGTTACTGGATGAAATCTAAGCTATCGAGAGTTGGAACTACCATAAAGTATATAACAGCAAAAGACTTATCTAATGGTAAGCCTAGTTTGCCAACAAATACTGTAGTATTTGAGAAGTTTATTGAGGAAGGAAGGAAAAGGCCACTTCACAATTGTGAATTGATTAAATTTCAGGAAGATTATGTGCCTAATACAGTAAATACATTCTCCATGCACAAATTGGTATTTAAATATAAGGAAAGATCCTGTGACACTTTCTTGGAAAAACTTTTGTTTAATGACATAGATGTTAAATTGGTTGAGGAAAAAACAAGACAACAACATCAAAGTGGTCTTTGGCACGAATTAAGATATGGAAGGGTGACAGCTTCACGAGCATATGAATTTAGTAGGTGCAAAACTACTGATGGAACACTGATCGCTTTGATAATGGGTGGAAGAATTCCAGACACCAATGCCATGAAACGTGGCAGACTGTTGGAAGATGAAGTAAGAGAAACCGTCTCTACCAGTCTGGGGAAAACAATTAATAAATGTGgcttatttataagtaaaaaatatCCCATGATAGCGGGATCACCAGATGGGGTCTGTGATGACAGCATTATAGAAATAAAGTGTCCAGTAAGTACTAAGACTTACaaaaattatgtcattaatgGAAAACCAACCAAAAAGTTTTACGCTCAGATGCAGATACAAATGTATTTGTCACATCATCACAAAGGTTACTTTTGTGTTGCTGACTGTAATTATAGTGTgaacaaaaatgtaaatataataaGTGTGAAATATGATGAAAAATATGTTTCAGAACTTATTTTGGCTTTAGTCAGTTCATGGAAGTATACTGTGTACCCATTATTGTACCAATGTGTAATTtag
- the LOC125237175 gene encoding uncharacterized protein LOC125237175 isoform X2 has protein sequence MDNYMEYHIMGSVAKIRMKPGCIPTRFDCQPDRRKRASAETIHRPYITKKQRQDIIQESIKDLEEKSIINKPLELEETSVGCSAVRGDEVIENITQEKDKTANKSIQVYMTHKFRSKAVQSGVKIVNQMTSPLKQDRQSVSTSPFKITRCTSKIKPTTSNIHISSRKIFVDEAQSDSDISYTPSIMDEGTSQTISVQTNSTSDCSELLQDDKQKEAALMLQCTLLKINRNPRCYIGVPKDCHYLLGLIEEYTNIPPVHFLMCLKKIRLNNSFRELADDFSMTPSYASKIFLKNVPLLASVMRAFIVKLDKYNIKNNLPMAFRHKYYHVSCIIDCLEIEIQKPSKAVNQSLSWSEYKKANTIKYLISCTPNGLVNFISPGYGGRVTDTCLVESCDFIKCLQPSMCVMADRGFKHVESYLLKQGVKLVRPPSVVKGSKLSKTEVRETKQIASLRIHIERVIRRLREFSLLKPHACVNHNLVRVLDDSITIACGLINLQDSLIK, from the exons ATGGATAATTATATGGAGTATCACATCATGGGTTCTGTGGCAAAAATTAGGATGAAGCCAGGGTGTATACCCACCAGGTTTGACTGCCAACCAGATAGAAGAAAACGAGCCTCAGCTGAAACCATCCACCGACCATATATTACAAAAAAACAAAGACAAGATATTATTCAAGAATCTATAAAAGATCTGGAAGAGAAAAGTATTATAAACAAACCCTTAGAGCTAGAAGAGACATCAGTTGGATGTTCAG ctgTGCGTGGAGATGAAGTTATAGAAAATATTACACAGGAAAAAGATAAGACAGCAAATAAATCAATCCAAGTTTACATGACACACAAATTCAGAAGCAAAGCCGTTCAATCTGGAGTTAAAATTGTAAACCAGATGACATCACCATTGAAACAGGATCGCCAATCTGTCTCTACATCGCCATTTAAGATAACTAGATGCACTTCCAAAATCAAACCAACCACATCAAACATACACATAAGTTCAAGAAAAATATTTGTAGATGAAGCCCAGTCTGATAGTGATATTTCGTATACACCATCGATAATGGATGAAGGTACATCACAAACTATATCTGTTCAAACAAATTCAACTTCAGATTGCAGTGAGTTGCTACAAGATGATAAACAGAAAGAGGCAGCTCTAATGCTGCAGTGTACACTACTTAAAATCAACAGAAATCCTCGCTGTTATATAGGTGTTCCTAAAGACTGTCATTATTTATTAGGTCTAATCGAAGAATACACAAATATTCCTCCAGTTCATTTTCTCATGTGTTTAAAAAAGATTAGATTAAATAACTCATTCAGAGAGCTCGCTGATGATTTTTCCATGACACCAAGTTATGCTAGTAAGATATTTCTTAAAAATGTTCCTTTGTTGGCTAGTGTCATGCGTgcttttattgtaaaattagataaatataatataaaaaataatttaccaaTGGCGTTCAGACATAAATATTATCATGTAAGTTGCATCATTGACTGCTTAGAAATAGAAATACAGAAGCCCTCGAAAGCTGTAAATCAATCTCTCTCCTGGTCTGAATACAAAAAGGCTAATACTATCAAGTATCTTATCTCCTGCACTCCAAATGGTCTAGTAAATTTTATATCACCTGGGTATGGAGGAAGAGTAACAGACACATGTTTGGTAGAATCATGTGATTTTATTAAATGTTTGCAACCAAGCATGTGTGTGATGGCTGATAGAGGTTTTAAGCATGTAGAATCATATTTACTCAAACAAGGAGTAAAATTAGTGCGACCTCCAAGTGTTGTAAAAGGTTCTAAGCTTTCAAAGACCGAGGTGAGGGAAACTAAACAAATTGCTAGCCTAAGAATACACATAGAGAGAGTGATTCGCCGCTTGAGAGAATTTAGTTTACTGAAACCACACGCATGTGTGAATCACAATTTAGTTAGAGTACTTGATGATAGTATAACCATTGCATGTGGTTTAATAAATTTACAGGATTCTTTAATTAAATAG